The following are encoded in a window of Telmatobacter sp. DSM 110680 genomic DNA:
- a CDS encoding carboxypeptidase-like regulatory domain-containing protein gives MRKSSIVLLCLFTAFVTAQAQSNYAVVRGSIFDPQHHAVVGAHIHLSETSTGAAREVVSNATGLYEIAGLQPGAYSLKVDSQGFAQSEENIDLEVGQQATLDVVLRVNKESQTVTVAASGELLKTQDASVGEVVDQHSVDSLPLNGRMLIDLVLTVPGAHVSHGAATGDMNPLYWRPGQRSAVSIGGSRPNGNYFLLDGATNTDPTFSTQNLSASPDAVQEFQVQTGSYAADMGGAGGGQINIVTRSGTAHLHGTVYEFLRNGDMDAHSFNDMGMSNFLVQNNFGASVGGPVWHTGKTFFFVNYEGLRNVETMAMVDTVPTAAEATGDFSQSGVNIYDPATTQANPSFNPSLPVSKSNPQYIRQQFEYNGVLNVIPPSRLTQAASIMLNKYTPQPNTMDMGSMTMMGQPTVVGAGNDANNYLDLRKQRMNDDQGTVRIDHNFGNGDLAYFRYSGAGEFGFMPEGLPGFGFYHDDLAQNGILAWNHVFSSQLVNSASGAISRLTMMHSTESANRNDIVTELGITGTGFGGPAAWGAPYFNVQGYTPMGDNYIATPMHAWDTVIEGRDTLNWQIGRHSAKFGGSYRDFIWPMWGFFQNRGYYQFTNGFTTQDALNDGTGSALASFELGLPAARQGQAGVPQMDLRQWYADGYAQDSWRLTTTTTLTYGVRYEFMSPLVDIRYTNSNLDLSSGTPQVFIGGQNGYPKGLMYANHTNFAPRLGLAQSIPHLGVVAHVAYGIFYTPVDMNTWCNQRHNVPYVFPLTSQSDPYLPSINTLNFPAPVLGTSVVSFTSVQLHAPAQYIQQWSTSLEKQVGKATTVELGYLGAGGFHLQRSHLINNAEPGPGLIQPRRPHPKISFVANTVFPAGVNVASSTFPVSTINLLENTSQSWYDAGYVNVRQRYSNGLSFLANYTFAKSLENAPDFRSPMFEAATPQNNDDLNAEKGPGCDVKHRFALSAVYSSHAMGTNHLMQALSRDWRGSMVFQAQTGFPLTISVFGDTANAGTVVGENPIRANVTGQKVFASGTRNSTTWFNPSAFAAPAAYTYGNSGRNSVYGPGMQTMDLGLVREFPMAEKARFEARAEFFNALNHTNLGTPNRFVNTSSFGSITEVSSPGREIQLSARISF, from the coding sequence TTGCGCAAATCGTCCATAGTTTTACTCTGCCTTTTCACAGCCTTCGTCACAGCCCAGGCACAGAGCAACTACGCAGTTGTGCGCGGGTCCATCTTCGATCCTCAGCATCATGCCGTGGTGGGCGCACATATTCATCTGAGCGAAACCAGTACTGGCGCTGCACGCGAAGTTGTTTCAAATGCGACCGGACTCTACGAGATCGCAGGATTGCAGCCAGGCGCATACTCGCTCAAAGTTGACAGCCAAGGCTTCGCACAATCAGAAGAAAACATCGACCTCGAAGTTGGACAGCAGGCAACGCTTGACGTTGTTTTGCGCGTTAACAAAGAATCCCAGACCGTTACCGTTGCAGCTTCGGGCGAACTTCTCAAGACGCAGGACGCAAGCGTTGGAGAAGTCGTCGATCAGCATTCAGTCGATTCCCTCCCCCTAAACGGCCGCATGCTGATCGATCTCGTTCTTACGGTTCCTGGCGCTCACGTGAGCCATGGGGCTGCGACGGGCGACATGAATCCTCTCTATTGGCGCCCCGGCCAGCGTTCAGCAGTGAGCATTGGCGGTAGCCGCCCTAATGGAAACTACTTTCTGCTCGACGGTGCGACAAATACTGACCCGACTTTCAGCACCCAAAACCTGAGCGCCTCGCCCGATGCGGTGCAGGAGTTCCAGGTGCAAACAGGCAGCTATGCGGCGGACATGGGTGGTGCGGGCGGCGGCCAGATCAATATCGTCACGCGCTCGGGAACAGCGCATCTCCATGGAACTGTGTATGAATTTCTGCGGAACGGCGACATGGATGCCCACTCGTTCAATGACATGGGCATGTCGAATTTCCTGGTGCAGAACAACTTTGGCGCATCGGTGGGCGGCCCGGTATGGCACACCGGCAAGACCTTCTTCTTCGTCAATTACGAAGGACTGCGCAATGTCGAGACCATGGCCATGGTTGACACCGTCCCTACCGCTGCTGAAGCTACGGGCGACTTCAGCCAGAGCGGCGTAAACATCTACGATCCGGCGACCACGCAGGCCAATCCAAGCTTTAACCCGAGTCTGCCTGTCAGCAAGTCAAACCCGCAGTACATCCGCCAGCAGTTTGAATATAACGGCGTGTTGAATGTAATCCCGCCGAGCCGTCTCACTCAGGCTGCCTCAATCATGCTGAACAAATACACGCCCCAGCCCAACACCATGGACATGGGTTCAATGACGATGATGGGACAGCCCACGGTGGTCGGTGCGGGCAATGATGCTAACAATTATCTGGACCTGCGCAAGCAGCGTATGAACGATGACCAGGGCACTGTCCGCATCGATCACAATTTCGGGAACGGCGATCTTGCCTACTTCCGCTACTCCGGTGCGGGCGAATTCGGTTTCATGCCGGAAGGGCTTCCAGGTTTCGGCTTTTACCACGACGACCTCGCACAGAACGGAATCCTTGCCTGGAACCACGTCTTCTCATCGCAGCTAGTAAATTCGGCGTCCGGGGCGATTTCGCGTCTCACGATGATGCATAGTACTGAAAGCGCCAACAGAAACGATATCGTTACCGAATTAGGTATCACTGGCACCGGCTTTGGTGGACCCGCTGCATGGGGCGCGCCTTACTTCAACGTGCAGGGATATACGCCGATGGGCGACAACTACATCGCGACTCCGATGCATGCCTGGGACACGGTGATCGAAGGTCGCGACACGTTGAACTGGCAGATCGGAAGGCACAGCGCAAAGTTCGGAGGATCGTATCGTGACTTCATCTGGCCGATGTGGGGCTTCTTCCAGAACCGCGGCTACTACCAGTTCACCAATGGATTCACGACTCAGGATGCGCTGAACGATGGCACAGGATCTGCACTTGCCAGCTTTGAGCTTGGGCTTCCGGCAGCGCGGCAGGGCCAGGCCGGCGTTCCCCAGATGGATCTGCGGCAGTGGTACGCCGACGGATACGCACAGGATTCATGGCGTTTGACTACGACAACAACGTTGACCTACGGGGTGCGCTACGAATTCATGAGCCCTCTGGTCGATATTCGCTACACCAACAGCAATCTTGATCTCAGCAGCGGCACACCACAGGTTTTCATCGGCGGGCAAAACGGATATCCCAAAGGCCTGATGTATGCCAATCACACCAATTTTGCTCCGCGACTTGGCCTGGCACAAAGCATTCCGCACCTCGGCGTGGTTGCGCATGTGGCCTACGGCATTTTCTATACGCCCGTAGATATGAATACCTGGTGCAATCAGCGCCACAATGTGCCGTATGTCTTCCCGCTCACTTCGCAGAGCGATCCCTATCTGCCGAGCATCAATACATTGAACTTCCCTGCCCCTGTGCTGGGCACCAGCGTCGTGAGCTTCACATCTGTGCAACTGCATGCGCCGGCGCAATACATTCAGCAGTGGAGCACGTCGCTAGAAAAGCAGGTCGGCAAAGCGACGACTGTCGAACTCGGATATCTGGGAGCCGGTGGATTCCACCTGCAGCGTTCACACTTGATCAATAATGCCGAGCCGGGCCCAGGCTTGATTCAGCCGCGGCGGCCACACCCCAAGATCAGCTTCGTGGCCAACACGGTATTCCCGGCAGGCGTTAACGTTGCCAGCTCTACTTTTCCGGTAAGCACGATCAACCTGCTTGAGAACACATCACAAAGCTGGTATGACGCGGGATACGTGAACGTGCGTCAGCGATATTCGAACGGCCTGAGCTTTCTTGCGAATTACACGTTTGCGAAGTCGCTGGAAAATGCGCCGGATTTTCGGTCGCCAATGTTTGAGGCAGCAACGCCGCAAAACAACGACGACCTGAACGCGGAGAAAGGGCCCGGCTGCGATGTGAAGCACCGCTTCGCGCTCAGCGCCGTGTATAGCTCTCATGCCATGGGTACGAACCACCTGATGCAGGCACTCAGCCGCGATTGGAGAGGTTCAATGGTATTCCAGGCTCAAACCGGATTCCCGCTGACCATCTCAGTCTTTGGCGACACTGCCAATGCCGGAACGGTTGTCGGAGAAAATCCCATTCGCGCCAACGTTACGGGACAGAAGGTCTTTGCGTCCGGAACCCGCAACTCCACAACATGGTTCAACCCGAGTGCGTTTGCCGCTCCCGCCGCCTACACTTACGGGAATTCGGGTCGCAATTCTGTCTACGGACCTGGAATGCAAACCATGGATCTAGGACTTGTTCGTGAATTCCCAATGGCTGAAAAAGCTCGCTTCGAAGCTCGAGCGGAGTTCTTTAACGCACTGAACCACACCAACCTCGGCACGCCGAATCGGTTCGTGAATACATCGAGCTTCGGCAGCATCACCGAGGTTTCATCACCGGGCCGTGAGATTCAGTTGAGCGCGCGCATCAGCTTCTAA
- a CDS encoding alpha/beta hydrolase, with translation MKRLAKWFVFVFLALVITLGLAFWLRPLSVFRVFNKGQMYFIGARSNYIDLGEIRVHYYTLGPADGSVVVLVHGLGGRSEDWEKLAPYLARAGYRVYLPDLPGYGESDKPADFSYSVRDEAKVVTSFFDALGLKQVDLGGWSMGGWIVQLVAAEHPERIRRLMLFDSAGPYVKPDWDIKLFTPVSPAELEKFDALLMPHPPRLPRFVAEDILRTSREHAWIIHRAIDSMLTGRDTTDALLPTLKMPVLLVWGDVDQITPLSEGQKIHQLIPQSRMNIIPGCGHLAPNECAGQIGPGMVSFLKQ, from the coding sequence TTGAAGCGCCTGGCAAAATGGTTCGTATTCGTTTTTCTGGCACTCGTCATCACCCTGGGATTGGCATTCTGGCTGCGTCCTCTCAGTGTCTTTCGCGTCTTCAACAAGGGGCAGATGTATTTCATCGGCGCGCGCAGCAACTACATCGATTTGGGCGAAATTCGTGTCCACTACTACACTCTTGGACCTGCCGACGGTTCGGTTGTGGTTCTTGTCCATGGTCTGGGCGGACGCTCTGAGGATTGGGAAAAGCTGGCGCCTTACCTCGCAAGGGCAGGCTATCGCGTATACCTCCCCGACTTGCCGGGTTACGGCGAGAGTGATAAGCCTGCGGATTTTTCCTACTCCGTCAGAGACGAAGCAAAAGTGGTTACGAGCTTTTTCGATGCTCTTGGACTTAAGCAGGTGGATCTCGGCGGCTGGTCGATGGGCGGATGGATCGTGCAGCTTGTAGCCGCGGAACATCCGGAACGAATTCGCAGATTGATGCTGTTTGACAGCGCAGGTCCCTATGTAAAGCCGGACTGGGACATCAAGCTGTTCACGCCAGTTTCTCCGGCAGAGCTCGAAAAATTCGACGCACTACTGATGCCTCATCCGCCACGACTGCCAAGGTTCGTCGCGGAGGACATACTCCGCACGTCGCGTGAACATGCATGGATCATTCATCGCGCCATCGACTCGATGCTGACCGGACGCGATACCACGGACGCTCTTTTACCCACTCTCAAGATGCCCGTGTTGCTTGTGTGGGGCGACGTTGATCAGATCACTCCATTGAGCGAAGGCCAGAAGATTCACCAGCTCATTCCGCAGTCGCGGATGAATATCATCCCCGGCTGCGGTCATCTTGCGCCCAATGAGTGCGCCGGCCAGATCGGTCCAGGAATGGTCAGTTTCCTGAAGCAGTAG
- a CDS encoding NUDIX hydrolase: protein MPKSLNREFPDAPIIGVGAVVVDQGRVLLVQRGREPLKGKWSLPGGMLELGESLTGGVVREIQEETGLTVEVLELIELLDRIYRETGPEGERVRYHYVIADYLCRVVGGVLQAASDADAVRWVERAEWNSHSALALDPITVRVIEAGWQRAKTLSFTKQEPS from the coding sequence GTGCCAAAATCTCTAAATCGTGAATTTCCGGACGCGCCGATTATCGGCGTGGGAGCAGTTGTCGTCGACCAAGGCCGTGTCCTGCTGGTGCAGAGGGGTCGTGAACCCTTGAAAGGGAAATGGTCGCTACCCGGCGGGATGCTGGAACTGGGCGAGTCGCTAACCGGCGGTGTGGTGCGCGAGATCCAGGAAGAAACGGGCCTGACCGTGGAGGTCCTGGAACTCATAGAACTGCTTGATCGCATCTATAGAGAAACGGGTCCGGAAGGCGAACGCGTGCGCTATCACTACGTAATCGCAGATTATCTTTGCCGGGTGGTCGGGGGAGTCTTGCAGGCTGCTTCCGATGCCGATGCAGTCCGCTGGGTTGAGCGTGCCGAGTGGAACAGTCACAGCGCGCTGGCACTTGATCCCATTACGGTGCGGGTGATTGAAGCTGGGTGGCAGCGTGCCAAGACTTTATCTTTTACCAAACAGGAGCCAAGTTGA
- a CDS encoding heavy-metal-associated domain-containing protein gives MAEFVLHIDGMHCGSCVRRVTQALNTTGDVEVQEVRIGAARLKSAADNPPVDAAIAALAKAGFSARLEQ, from the coding sequence ATGGCGGAGTTCGTGTTGCACATCGATGGAATGCATTGTGGCTCGTGCGTCAGGCGTGTAACCCAGGCACTGAACACGACAGGCGACGTAGAGGTGCAGGAGGTCCGCATCGGGGCGGCCAGATTGAAGTCGGCCGCTGACAACCCGCCTGTCGATGCAGCCATAGCTGCTCTTGCCAAGGCTGGATTCAGCGCACGATTGGAGCAATAA
- a CDS encoding heavy metal translocating P-type ATPase — MASSATESISLPVIGMTCASCQHHVESALQSTAGVVSAHVDLMANRASIVFDPSEASPQRLIESIRSSGYDAVLPHPGGSVAEKSESSYGKAEAKAAATLIAGGIAMLLAMPLGSEMGPVDHFLMGLMPWLYQLQPDYIRWGLMTVTWLLMVWAGRDIYIAAARGLQHGSTNMNTLVSLGTGVAFLYSAYATIFPAPDRQVYFDAVLLIIGFLLLGKALEARAKRRALAAVHALSRLRPATARRIAGGVETVVSLEDVRIGDKILVLPGERIPVDASIVEGQTSVDESMLTGEATPLARGIGDRVLAGSLNYDGAITCKAESLGEDTVLAQITRMVEQAQSSRAPTERLADRASSIFVPVVLVLACATFAVWMTVTHSVSMALASTVSVLVIACPCAMGLAVPAALTVAVGRAAQLGLLYKGGEALERLSNLNAIVLDKTGTLTIGRPVLQAVRPVKGYSEDDLLRMAAAAEERSNHPLAHAVVDAARARSIKWEPASEVVVIPGRGVAARVEDYNCLLGNEALFQESAIRFPDSIPPVRPGVTRLWMALDYQSIGCFDARDSLRPDASSAVAALRNSGLRVLMLTGDSAAASAPIANQAGIGEVEAGLDPAGKLARIRSLQQQRLRVAMVGDGINDAAALAQADAGISMGSGSDLAQEAGDVVLLRAQPAAIIAAIDLAKATVGVMRQNLMWAAAYNVIGIPLAAGALYPVFHVLINPWIAAAAMALSSVSVLANSLRLRSWQPHSLPDAPAS; from the coding sequence ATGGCTTCATCCGCCACAGAGTCTATTTCACTACCGGTCATTGGGATGACGTGTGCCTCCTGCCAGCACCACGTGGAGAGTGCTCTACAGTCCACAGCCGGGGTAGTTTCTGCGCATGTTGACCTGATGGCCAATCGAGCTAGCATCGTTTTCGATCCGAGCGAGGCGTCGCCACAACGCCTGATCGAGTCTATTCGCAGTTCCGGCTACGACGCCGTTCTTCCTCATCCCGGAGGATCTGTTGCCGAAAAATCAGAAAGTTCCTACGGCAAAGCCGAAGCAAAAGCCGCGGCGACCCTGATTGCCGGCGGAATTGCCATGTTGTTGGCCATGCCGCTTGGTTCAGAAATGGGTCCAGTCGATCATTTTCTAATGGGCCTGATGCCCTGGCTCTACCAATTACAGCCGGACTATATTCGCTGGGGCCTGATGACAGTTACGTGGCTCTTGATGGTGTGGGCAGGTCGCGATATTTACATTGCAGCGGCCCGCGGCTTACAGCATGGAAGCACCAACATGAATACCCTGGTAAGCCTGGGAACCGGAGTGGCCTTTTTGTATTCGGCTTACGCCACAATCTTTCCGGCACCGGACCGCCAGGTTTATTTCGATGCAGTTCTGCTGATTATTGGATTTTTGCTTCTCGGCAAAGCGCTGGAGGCTCGCGCGAAGCGGCGTGCTCTGGCTGCGGTTCACGCATTGAGCCGGTTACGCCCGGCCACCGCTCGCCGCATTGCCGGCGGTGTCGAAACGGTTGTATCACTCGAAGACGTTCGCATTGGCGACAAGATCCTGGTGCTTCCTGGTGAGCGCATTCCCGTTGACGCGAGTATCGTCGAGGGTCAAACCAGTGTCGATGAATCAATGCTGACTGGAGAAGCTACTCCACTTGCCCGAGGAATTGGAGACCGGGTGCTGGCAGGTTCTCTGAACTACGACGGGGCCATCACCTGCAAGGCAGAGTCGCTCGGCGAAGATACGGTTCTCGCGCAAATTACGCGCATGGTGGAACAGGCGCAGTCGTCGCGCGCACCCACTGAACGACTCGCCGATCGCGCCAGCTCTATCTTTGTGCCGGTTGTTCTAGTGCTCGCTTGTGCAACGTTTGCCGTCTGGATGACTGTGACGCATTCTGTTTCGATGGCACTGGCCAGTACTGTCTCGGTGCTCGTTATCGCATGCCCATGCGCCATGGGACTCGCGGTTCCGGCGGCACTCACCGTCGCTGTTGGGCGGGCTGCGCAACTGGGTCTGCTTTACAAAGGCGGAGAAGCGCTGGAGCGGCTCTCCAATCTCAACGCCATCGTTCTCGACAAGACGGGAACCCTGACCATCGGCCGACCTGTATTGCAGGCCGTGCGTCCCGTCAAGGGATACAGCGAAGATGATCTCCTCCGCATGGCAGCTGCCGCCGAGGAGCGTTCAAACCATCCACTCGCACATGCGGTAGTCGATGCAGCCAGAGCACGCTCGATCAAGTGGGAACCAGCGTCGGAAGTCGTGGTGATTCCGGGTCGGGGAGTCGCCGCACGGGTCGAAGACTATAACTGCCTGCTTGGAAACGAGGCACTATTCCAAGAGTCGGCGATTCGCTTCCCGGACAGCATTCCTCCGGTGAGACCCGGCGTCACCCGGCTCTGGATGGCTCTCGACTATCAATCGATTGGATGTTTCGACGCGCGCGACTCCCTGCGACCCGACGCCAGCAGCGCAGTCGCTGCCCTTCGAAACAGCGGTCTGCGGGTGCTGATGCTTACCGGAGATTCGGCAGCAGCGTCCGCACCTATTGCCAATCAGGCAGGCATTGGAGAAGTGGAAGCTGGGCTCGATCCAGCTGGCAAACTCGCGCGCATCCGCTCGTTGCAGCAGCAGCGCCTTCGCGTTGCCATGGTCGGCGACGGAATCAACGACGCGGCCGCTCTGGCCCAGGCGGATGCCGGTATCTCGATGGGAAGTGGGTCAGACCTGGCACAGGAAGCAGGCGACGTGGTGCTGTTAAGGGCGCAACCGGCAGCAATCATCGCGGCAATCGATCTGGCCAAGGCTACCGTCGGTGTGATGCGGCAGAACCTGATGTGGGCCGCAGCCTACAACGTCATCGGTATCCCACTCGCGGCGGGGGCACTCTATCCGGTGTTTCATGTTCTGATCAACCCCTGGATTGCTGCGGCCGCTATGGCGCTTAGCTCCGTTAGCGTTCTAGCAAACAGTTTGCGCCTGCGTTCCTGGCAACCACACTCGCTACCCGACGCACCGGCAAGCTAA